One window of Papaver somniferum cultivar HN1 chromosome 9, ASM357369v1, whole genome shotgun sequence genomic DNA carries:
- the LOC113308817 gene encoding uncharacterized protein LOC113308817: MNQSSKLLIFLITFYSFSVISSSTAAVLPSYSNGTTVYEILNEFGLPSGLLPNSVKNFSIDEDGKFIVELKDKCYIEFSYLTYYDRVITGVLKYGSIRNPKGIQVRKFLVWLDVDEIRVDLPPANFIYFHVGWINKKLEVKQFQTIRSCQGDGFSSIQRVWFDLLEVPAPMREIPILLTE; this comes from the exons ATGAATCAATCTTCAAAGCTTTTAATCTTTCTCATAACTTTCTATTCATTCTCTGTAATCTCTTCATCTACAGCAGCAGTTCTTCCTAGCTATAGTAATGGAACAACAGTTTATGAAATCTTAAACGAGTTTGGACTTCCGAGTGGACTCCTACCTAACTCGGTCAAAAATTTCTCAATAGATGAAGATGGAAAATTCATCGTTGAATTAAAAGATAAATGTTACATTGAGTTTTCTTACTTAACTTATTATGATCGTGTGATCACTGGAGTTCTTAAATATGGTTCAATTAGAAATCCTAAAGGAATTCAAGTTCGGAAATTCTTAGTTTGGCTTGAtgttgatgaaattagggttGATTTGCCTCCTGCCAATTTTATCTACTTTCATGTTGGTTGGATCAATAAAAAgcttgaggttaagcagtttcaGACAATTCGTTCTTGTCAGGGTGATGGATTTTCTTCTATTCAACGGGTTTGGTTTGATCTTCTAGAG GTACCAGCACCTATGAGGGAAATACCGATCTTACTTACGGAGTAA
- the LOC113309000 gene encoding uncharacterized protein LOC113309000 — protein MPRVLFCEGDIVEETPEILMEHTLDWYNPHIPISSLPYGIAFPNRREAMNYTRNFNWHWSNLRYNRRVKMEQMYDHVPPGDGQIVKRPRFNLPFCQDVAGGEEGSTPGGDLCFVTV, from the exons ATGCCGCGAGTGTTGTTTTGCGAGGGAGATATAGTGGAAGAGACTCCTGAGATATTGATGGAGCATACACTGGACTGGTATAATCCACATATACCCATTTCGAGTCTGCCATACGGAATTGCTTTCCCCAACAGAAGAGAGGCTATGAATTACACCCGCAACTTCAACTGGCACTGGAGTAATTTGCGCTATAATCGAAGAGTAAAGATGGAACAGATGTATGATCACGTTCCTCCTGGCGATGGACAAATTGTGAAGAGGCCTAGATTTAATCTGCCTTTTTGTCAG GATGTTGCTGGAGGCGAAGAGGGGTCTACTCCAGGGGGAGACTTGTGTTTCGTAACAGTGTGA
- the LOC113313670 gene encoding protein YLS3-like: MHLFLLNENALLSLSREELVVQKRLLMMKIAVFLIVGMVLVGCVKSDVDKDKGECQDQLIKLSTCLSYVGGTSKAPTPSCCTGLAEVLSTTKKCLCLLVKDRDNPALGLHINSTRALGLPRSCNVPANISHCPALLHLAPNSPGAKVFEDFTSSSANTKTNSTGNLPSPTADAGAKDVKKNGGHKSTGSVWVGIKMLSMVMILDVLLFGV; encoded by the exons atgcatcttttcttACTCAACGAAAACGCACTACTCTCTCTCTCCAGAGAAGAACTAGTGGTGCAAAAGAGGTTACTGATGATGAAGATAGCAGTGTTCTTGATCGTAGGCATGGTGTTGGTTGGGTGTGTAAAATCAGATGTCGATAAAGATAAAGGAGAGTGTCAAGATCAATTGATCAAGTTATCGACATGTTTATCATATGTTGGTGGTACATCAAAGGCACCGACCCCAAGTTGTTGCACTGGTCTGGCTGAAGTACTTTCAACAACTAAGAAGTGTCTGTGTTTACTTGTCAAAGATCGGGATAACCCTGCACTAGGTCTTCATATTAATTCTACTCGTGCCCTTGGTCTTCCTCGCTCTTGTAATGTCCCTGCTAATATCTCTCACTGCCCTG CTCTTCTACATTTGGCTCCCAACTCACCAGGAGCTAAAGTTTTCGAAGACTTCACCAGTAGTAGCGCCAACACGAAAACAAACTCTACTG GAAATCTGCCTAGTCCAACTGCTGATGCAGGTGCAAAAGATGTGAAAAAGAACGGCGGCCACAAAAGCACCGGCAGTGTATGGGTTGGGATAAAGATGTTGAGCATGGTGATGATACTGGATGTGCTACTATTTGGTGTCTGA
- the LOC113309523 gene encoding carbon catabolite repressor protein 4 homolog 2-like, with amino-acid sequence MLSVLRVHLPSDIPIVGCELTPYVLLRRPDSSITTDDVSESAPLDGYYLRYKWYRIQSDRKVAICSIHPSEQATLQCLGCVKAKIAVSKSYHCTPRCFSDAWQHHRLLHDRAASSVNENGGEEEEMFGRFNSTGSAVSNTSLSGSTSSIANNSSLNNGSAPLYPTTGTERSAGETWFEVGRSKTYTPSADDIGHVLKFECVAVDAETKLSAGHVNTIMTSRVIPAPTPSPRHLVPVNGMDVMGHLDLDGRTASSGTFTVLSYNILSDAYATNELFSYCPSWALSWPYRRHNLLREIVGYRADILCLQEVQSDHFDEFFAPELDKHGYQALYKKKTTEVYTGTYAIDGCATFFRRDRFSHVKKYEVEFNKAAQSLTDAVVPITQKKAALSRLLKDNVALIAVLEAKFSNHGADTPGKRQLLCVANTHVSVQQDLKDVKLWQVHTLLKGLEKIAVSAEIPMLVCGDFNSLPGSAPHALLAMGKVEPMHPDLGTDPLGILRPPSKLTHQLPLVSAYSSFARMGVGAGLEQQRRRMDATSNEPLFTNCTRDFIGTHDYIFYTADSLTVESLLELLDEESLRKDTALPSPEWSSDHIALLAEFRCKPKQRR; translated from the exons ATGCTGAGTGTGCTTAGAGTACACCTCCCGTCCGATATACCAATCGTGGGCTGCGAGCTTACCCCTTATGTGTTACTGCGGCGACCTGATAGCTCCATTACTACAGATGATGTTTCTGAATCAGCTCCCCTTGATGGTTACTACTTAAGATACAAGTG GTATCGCATTCAAAGTGACAGAAAGGTTGCCATATGCAGTATACATCCATCTGAACAGGCAACCTTGCAGTGTCTAGGCTGCGTTAAGGCTAAGATAGCTGTTTCCAAAAGTTATCATTGCACTCCTAGGTGCTTCTCAGATGCATGGCAGCATCATCGTCTTTTACATGACCGAGCCGCTAGTTCTGTAAATGAAAATGGGggcgaagaagaagagatgtttggAAGATTTAATAGTACTGGATCCGCAGTTAGTAATACAAGTCTGTCCGGTTCCACATCAAGCATAGCGAATAATTCGAGTTTAAATAATGGTTCTGCTCCTTTATATCCTACAACTGGTACCGAACGAAGTGCTGGTGAAACATGGTTTGAGGTGGGACGCTCCAAAACATATACCCCGTCGGCTGATGATATTGGGCATGTTCTTAAATTTGAATGTGTAGCAGTGGATGCAGAAACGAAGTTGTCTGCTGGACATGTAAACACAATTATGACTTCGCGTGTCATCCCAGCTCCAACCCCAAGCCCGCGTCACTTGGTTCCAGTTAATGGTATGGATGTGATGGGCCACTTGGATTTAGATGGTCGTACAGCATCTTCAGGAACCTTTACCGTACTATCATACAACATTCTGTCCGATGCATATGCGACAAATGAGTTATTCAGCTATTGTCCCTCATGGGCTCTTTCTTGGCCTTACCGTAGGCATAACTTGTTGCGAGAGATTGTCGGCTATCGTGCAGACATTCTTTGTCTTCAGGAG GTTCAAAGTGATCATTTTGATGAGTTTTTCGCCCCTGAGTTGGACAAACATGGTTATCAAGCTCTCTACAAGAAGAAGACAACGGAG GTTTACACCGGGACTTATGCTATCGATGGTTGTGCAACATTTTTCCGAAGGGACAGATTTTCCCATGTGAAGAAATACGAG GTCGAATTCAACAAGGCTGCTCAGTCACTGACAGATGCTGTTGTCCCAATCACTCAGAAGAAAGCTGCTTTGTCCAGACTTCTTAAG GATAATGTTGCGCTAATAGCGGTTCTGGAAGCAAAATTTAGCAACCACGGAGCCGATACTCCTGGAAAGCGGCAGCTTCTTTGTGTG GCAAATACACATGTTAGTGTTCAGCAAGATTTGAAAGATGTTAAGCTTTGGCAG GTTCATACACTCCTTAAAGGATTGGAGAAAATAGCTGTCAGTGCCGAAATCCCTATGTTAGTTTGTGGTGATTTTAATTCCCTTCCTGGAAG TGCTCCTCATGCACTTCTTGCAATGGGTAAAGTTGAACCGATGCATCCAGATTTGGGGACAGACCCGCTTGGGATCTTGCGGCCTCCAAGCAAATTAACTCATCAGCTTCCTTTG GTTAGTGCTTACTCATCCTTCGCCAGAATGGGTGTTGGTGCTGGTTTAGAGCAACAAAGGAGAAGAATGGACGCAACTTCTAATGAGCCCTTATTCACTAATTGCACTAGAGATTTTATTGGCACCCATGATTACATATTTTACACAG CGGATTCTTTAACAGTTGAATCCCTATTGGAGCTCTTAGACGAGGAGAGCCTGCGAAAAGATACAGCACTCCCTTCACCAGAGTGGTCCTCTGATCATATTGCACTATTAGCTGAGTTCCGTTGTAAGCCAAAGCAAAGACGTTGA